Proteins encoded together in one Mus musculus strain C57BL/6J chromosome 16, GRCm38.p6 C57BL/6J window:
- the Dvl3 gene encoding segment polarity protein dishevelled homolog DVL-3 isoform 2 (isoform 2 is encoded by transcript variant 2), producing the protein MGETKIIYHLDGQETPYLVKLPLPAERVTLADFKGVLQRPSYKFFFKSMDDDFGVVKEEISDDNAKLPCFNGRVVSWLVSAEGSHPEPAPFCADNPSELPPSMERTGGIGDSRPPSFHPHASGGSQENLDNDTETDSLVSAQRERPRRRDGPEHAARLNGTTKGERRREPGGYDSSSTLMSSELETTSFFDSDEDDSTSRFSSSTEQSSASRLMRRHKRRRRKQKVSRIERSSSFSSITDSTMSLNIITVTLNMEKYNFLGISIVGQSNERGDGGIYIGSIMKGGAVAADGRIEPGDMLLQVNEINFENMSNDDAVRVLREIVHKPGPITLTVAKCWDPSPRGCFTLPRSEPIRPIDPAAWVSHTAAMTGTFPAYGMSPSLSTITSTSSSITSSIPDTERLDDFHLSIHSDMAAIVKAMASPESGLEVRDRMWLKITIPNAFIGSDVVDWLYHNVEGFTDRREARKYASNLLKAGFIRHTVNKITFSEQCYYIFGDLCGNMANLSLHDHDGSSGASDQDTLAPLPHPGAAPWPMAFPYQYPPPPHPYNPHPGFPELGYSYGGGSASSQHSEGSRSSGSNRSGSDRRKEKDPKAGDSKSGGSGSESDHTTRSSLRGPRERAPSERSGPAASEHSHRSHHSLTSSLRSHHTHPSYGPPGVPPLYGPPMLMMTPPPAAMGPPGAPPGRDLASVPPELTASRQSFRMAMGNPTKNFGLFDFL; encoded by the exons GGTGGTGAAGGAAGAGATCTCGGACGACAATGCCAAGCTACCCTGCTTCAATGGCCGGGTGGTGTCCTGG CTGGTATCTGCCGAGGGCTCACACCCAGAGCCGGCCCCTTTCTGTGCTGACAACCCGTCAGAGCTGCCACCTTCGATGGAACGCACAGGAGGCATTGGGGACTCTCGACCCCCCTCCTTCCA CCCTCATGCTAGTGGGGGCAGCCAGGAGAATCTGGACAATGACACGGAGACCGACTCCTTGGTGTCTGCCCAACGAGAGCGGCCCCGACGGAGGGATGGCCCGGAGCACG CAGCCCGACTCAATGGAACCACAAAGGGTGAGCGGCGACGGGAGCCAGGCGGCTATGACAGTTCATCTACCCTCATGAGCAGCGAGCTGGAGACTACCAGTTTCTTTGATTCCGATGAGGATGATTCCACCAGCAG GTTCAGCAGCTCCACAGAACAGAGCAGTGCCTCACGCCTCATGAGAAGACACAAGCGGCGGCGGCGGAAGCAGAAGGTCTCCCGGATTGAGCGG TCCTCGTCTTTCAGCAGCATCACAGACTCCACTATGTCTCTCAACATCATCACCGTCACTCTCAACATGG AAAAGTATAACTTCTTGGGCATCTCCATTGTGGGCCAAAGCAATGAGCGAGGTGATGGGGGCATCTACATTGGCTCCATCATGAAGGGTGGGGCTGTGGCAGCTGATGGACGCATTGAGCCAGGAGATATGCTACTGCAG GTAAATGAGATCAACTTCGAGAACATGAGCAACGATGACGCAGTCCGAGTCCTTCGGGAGATTGTGCACAAGCCAGG GCCCATCACTCTGACTGTAGCCAAGTGCTGGGACCCAAGTCCTCGCGGCTGCTTCACATTACCCCGGA GCGAGCCCATCCGTCCCATTGACCCTGCAGCCTGGGTCTCTCACACGGCAGCCATGACAGGCACCTTCCCCGCCTATGGCATGAGCCCCTCCTTAAGCACCATCACCTCTACCAGCTCCTCCATCACCAGCTCCATCCCTGATACAGAGC GCCTAGATGATTTCCACCTCTCCATCCACAGTGACATGGCGGCCATCGTAAAAGCCATGGCCTCCCCTGAGTCAGGGTTGGAGGTCCGAGACCGCATGTGGCTCAAGATTACCATTCCCAATGCTTTCATCG GCTCGGATGTGGTGGACTGGCTGTACCACAACGTGGAAGGGTTCACCGACCGTCGGGAGGCCCGCAAGTATGCTAGCAACCTGCTGAAAGCTGGTTTCATCCGCCATACCGTCAACAAGATCACGTTCTCCGAGCAGTGCTACTACATCTTTGGCGACCTCTGTGGTA ACATGGCCAACCTATCGCTTCACGACCATGATGGCTCCAGTGGCGCCTCTGACCAGGACACACTGGCTCCTTTGCCGCACCCAGGAGCTGCCCCTTGGCCTATGGCTTTCCCTTACCAGTACCCACCACCTCCGCATCCCTACAACCCACACCCAGGCTTCCCAGAACTGGGCTACAGCTACGGTGGGGGCAGCGCCAGCAGTCAGCACAGTGAAG GCAGTCGGAGCAGTGGCTCCAACCGAAGTGGCAGCGACCGGCGCAAGGAGAAGGACCCAAAAGCTGGGGACTCCAAGTCAGGTGGTAGCGGCAGCGAGTCAGACCACACTACACGCAGCAGTCTGAGGGGGCCACGGGAGCGGGCACCAAGCGAGCGATCAGGCCCAGCGGCCAGCGAGCACAGCCACCGCAGTCACCATTCGCTGACCAGCAGCCTGCGCAGCCACCACACACACCCAAGCTATGGCCCACCCGGAGTGCCCCCTCTCTATGGTCCCCCGATGCTGATGATGACCCCGCCGCCGGCAGCCATGGGTCCCCCAGGAGCCCCTCCAGGGCGTGACCTGGCCTCGGTGCCCCCGGAACTGACGGCCAGCAGACAGTCCTTCCGCATGGCAATGGGAAACCCCA CCAAGAATTTCGGGCTCTTTGACTTTCTGTGA
- the Ap2m1 gene encoding AP-2 complex subunit mu isoform 1 (isoform 1 is encoded by transcript variant 1), with product MIGGLFIYNHKGEVLISRVYRDDIGRNAVDAFRVNVIHARQQVRSPVTNIARTSFFHVKRSNIWLAAVTKQNVNAAMVFEFLYKMCDVMAAYFGKISEENIKNNFVLIYELLDEILDFGYPQNSETGALKTFITQQGIKSQHQTKEEQSQITSQVTGQIGWRREGIKYRRNELFLDVLESVNLLMSPQGQVLSAHVSGRVVMKSYLSGMPECKFGMNDKIVIEKQGKGTADETSKSGKQSIAIDDCTFHQCVRLSKFDSERSISFIPPDGEFELMRYRTTKDIILPFRVIPLVREVGRTKLEVKVVIKSNFKPSLLAQKIEVRIPTPLNTSGVQVICMKGKAKYKASENAIVWKIKRMAGMKESQISAEIELLPTNDKKKWARPPISMNFEVPFAPSGLKVRYLKVFEPKLNYSDHDVIKWVRYIGRSGIYETRC from the exons ATGATCGGAGGCTTATTCATCTATAATCACAAGGGGGAGGTGCTTATCTCCCGGGTCTACAGAGATGACATCGG GAGGAATGCTGTGGATGCCTTTCGGGTCAATGTCATTCATGCACGGCAGCAGGTGCGCAGCCCTGTCACAAACATCGCTCGCACCAGCTTCTTCCATGTTAAGCGGTCCAACATCTGGCTGGCCGCAGTCACCAAGCAGAATGTCAATGCTGCCATGGTCTTCGAATTCCTCTACAAGATGTGTGATGTAATGGCTGCTTACTTTGGCAAAATCAGCGAGGAGAACATCAAGAACAATTTTGTGCTCATATACGAGCTGCTGGATG AGATTCTGGACTTTGGCTACCCACAGAACTCAGAGACAGGTGCACTGAAAACCTTCATCACCCAGCAGGGTATCAAGAGTCAG CATCAG ACGAAGGAAGAACAGTCCCAGATCACCAGCCAGGTGACCGGGCAGATTGGCTGGCGGCGAGAAGGCATCAAGTATCGCCGGAATGAACTCTTCCTAGATGTTCTGGAGAGTGTGAACCTGCTTATGTCCCCACAGG GGCAGGTGCTGAGTGCCCATGTGTCAGGCCGGGTGGTGATGAAGAGTTACCTGAGTGGCATGCCTGAGTGCAAGTTTGGAATGAATGACAAGATTGTCATAGAAAAGCAGGGCAAAGGCACAGCTGATGAAACAAGCAAGAG TGGTAAGCAGTCGATCGCCATTGATGACTGCACCTTCCACCAGTGTGTGCGACTCAGCAAGTTTGACTCTGAGCGGAGCATCAGCTTCATCCCTCCCGACGGAGAGTTTGAACTCATGAG ATACCGTACTACCAAGGACATCATCCTTCCTTTCCGGGTGATCCCATTGGTGCGGGAGGTGGGGCGCACCAAACTGGAGGTCAAGGTGGTCATCAAGTCCAACTTCAAGCCCTCACTTCTGGCCCAGAAGATTGAG GTGAGGATCCCGACTCCATTGAACACAAGCGGGGTACAGGTGATCTGCATGAAGGGGAAGGCCAAGTACAAGGCCAGCGAGAACGCCATTGTATGGAA GATCAAGCGCATGGCAGGCATGAAGGAATCCCAGATCAGCGCAGAGATTGAGCTCCTGCCCACCAACGATAAGAAGAAATGGGCTCGGCCCCCCATTTCCATGAACTTTGAG GTGCCATTCGCGCCTTCTGGCCTCAAGGTGCGCTACTTGAAGGTATTCGAACCGAAGCTGAACTACAGCGACCATGATGTCATCAAATGGGTGCGATACATTGGCCGCAGTGGCATTTATGAAACCCGCTGCTAG
- the Dvl3 gene encoding segment polarity protein dishevelled homolog DVL-3 isoform X1, with protein sequence MGETKIIYHLDGQETPYLVKLPLPAERVTLADFKGVLQRPSYKFFFKSMDDDFGVVKEEISDDNAKLPCFNGRVVSWLVSAEGSHPEPAPFCADNPSELPPSMERTGGIGDSRPPSFHPHASGGSQENLDNDTETDSLVSAQRERPRRRDGPEHARLNGTTKGERRREPGGYDSSSTLMSSELETTSFFDSDEDDSTSRFSSSTEQSSASRLMRRHKRRRRKQKVSRIERSSSFSSITDSTMSLNIITVTLNMEKYNFLGISIVGQSNERGDGGIYIGSIMKGGAVAADGRIEPGDMLLQVNEINFENMSNDDAVRVLREIVHKPGPITLTVAKCWDPSPRGCFTLPRSEPIRPIDPAAWVSHTAAMTGTFPAYGMSPSLSTITSTSSSITSSIPDTERLDDFHLSIHSDMAAIVKAMASPESGLEVRDRMWLKITIPNAFIGSDVVDWLYHNVEGFTDRREARKYASNLLKAGFIRHTVNKITFSEQCYYIFGDLCGNMANLSLHDHDGSSGASDQDTLAPLPHPGAAPWPMAFPYQYPPPPHPYNPHPGFPELGYSYGGGSASSQHSEGSRSSGSNRSGSDRRKEKDPKAGDSKSGGSGSESDHTTRSSLRGPRERAPSERSGPAASEHSHRSHHSLTSSLRSHHTHPSYGPPGVPPLYGPPMLMMTPPPAAMGPPGAPPGRDLASVPPELTASRQSFRMAMGNPTKNFGLFDFL encoded by the exons GGTGGTGAAGGAAGAGATCTCGGACGACAATGCCAAGCTACCCTGCTTCAATGGCCGGGTGGTGTCCTGG CTGGTATCTGCCGAGGGCTCACACCCAGAGCCGGCCCCTTTCTGTGCTGACAACCCGTCAGAGCTGCCACCTTCGATGGAACGCACAGGAGGCATTGGGGACTCTCGACCCCCCTCCTTCCA CCCTCATGCTAGTGGGGGCAGCCAGGAGAATCTGGACAATGACACGGAGACCGACTCCTTGGTGTCTGCCCAACGAGAGCGGCCCCGACGGAGGGATGGCCCGGAGCACG CCCGACTCAATGGAACCACAAAGGGTGAGCGGCGACGGGAGCCAGGCGGCTATGACAGTTCATCTACCCTCATGAGCAGCGAGCTGGAGACTACCAGTTTCTTTGATTCCGATGAGGATGATTCCACCAGCAG GTTCAGCAGCTCCACAGAACAGAGCAGTGCCTCACGCCTCATGAGAAGACACAAGCGGCGGCGGCGGAAGCAGAAGGTCTCCCGGATTGAGCGG TCCTCGTCTTTCAGCAGCATCACAGACTCCACTATGTCTCTCAACATCATCACCGTCACTCTCAACATGG AAAAGTATAACTTCTTGGGCATCTCCATTGTGGGCCAAAGCAATGAGCGAGGTGATGGGGGCATCTACATTGGCTCCATCATGAAGGGTGGGGCTGTGGCAGCTGATGGACGCATTGAGCCAGGAGATATGCTACTGCAG GTAAATGAGATCAACTTCGAGAACATGAGCAACGATGACGCAGTCCGAGTCCTTCGGGAGATTGTGCACAAGCCAGG GCCCATCACTCTGACTGTAGCCAAGTGCTGGGACCCAAGTCCTCGCGGCTGCTTCACATTACCCCGGA GCGAGCCCATCCGTCCCATTGACCCTGCAGCCTGGGTCTCTCACACGGCAGCCATGACAGGCACCTTCCCCGCCTATGGCATGAGCCCCTCCTTAAGCACCATCACCTCTACCAGCTCCTCCATCACCAGCTCCATCCCTGATACAGAGC GCCTAGATGATTTCCACCTCTCCATCCACAGTGACATGGCGGCCATCGTAAAAGCCATGGCCTCCCCTGAGTCAGGGTTGGAGGTCCGAGACCGCATGTGGCTCAAGATTACCATTCCCAATGCTTTCATCG GCTCGGATGTGGTGGACTGGCTGTACCACAACGTGGAAGGGTTCACCGACCGTCGGGAGGCCCGCAAGTATGCTAGCAACCTGCTGAAAGCTGGTTTCATCCGCCATACCGTCAACAAGATCACGTTCTCCGAGCAGTGCTACTACATCTTTGGCGACCTCTGTGGTA ACATGGCCAACCTATCGCTTCACGACCATGATGGCTCCAGTGGCGCCTCTGACCAGGACACACTGGCTCCTTTGCCGCACCCAGGAGCTGCCCCTTGGCCTATGGCTTTCCCTTACCAGTACCCACCACCTCCGCATCCCTACAACCCACACCCAGGCTTCCCAGAACTGGGCTACAGCTACGGTGGGGGCAGCGCCAGCAGTCAGCACAGTGAAG GCAGTCGGAGCAGTGGCTCCAACCGAAGTGGCAGCGACCGGCGCAAGGAGAAGGACCCAAAAGCTGGGGACTCCAAGTCAGGTGGTAGCGGCAGCGAGTCAGACCACACTACACGCAGCAGTCTGAGGGGGCCACGGGAGCGGGCACCAAGCGAGCGATCAGGCCCAGCGGCCAGCGAGCACAGCCACCGCAGTCACCATTCGCTGACCAGCAGCCTGCGCAGCCACCACACACACCCAAGCTATGGCCCACCCGGAGTGCCCCCTCTCTATGGTCCCCCGATGCTGATGATGACCCCGCCGCCGGCAGCCATGGGTCCCCCAGGAGCCCCTCCAGGGCGTGACCTGGCCTCGGTGCCCCCGGAACTGACGGCCAGCAGACAGTCCTTCCGCATGGCAATGGGAAACCCCA CCAAGAATTTCGGGCTCTTTGACTTTCTGTGA
- the Dvl3 gene encoding segment polarity protein dishevelled homolog DVL-3 isoform 1 (isoform 1 is encoded by transcript variant 1) produces MGETKIIYHLDGQETPYLVKLPLPAERVTLADFKGVLQRPSYKFFFKSMDDDFGVVKEEISDDNAKLPCFNGRVVSWLVSAEGSHPEPAPFCADNPSELPPSMERTGGIGDSRPPSFHPHASGGSQENLDNDTETDSLVSAQRERPRRRDGPEHAARLNGTTKGERRREPGGYDSSSTLMSSELETTSFFDSDEDDSTSRFSSSTEQSSASRLMRRHKRRRRKQKVSRIERSSSFSSITDSTMSLNIITVTLNMEKYNFLGISIVGQSNERGDGGIYIGSIMKGGAVAADGRIEPGDMLLQVNEINFENMSNDDAVRVLREIVHKPGPITLTVAKCWDPSPRGCFTLPRSEPIRPIDPAAWVSHTAAMTGTFPAYGMSPSLSTITSTSSSITSSIPDTERLDDFHLSIHSDMAAIVKAMASPESGLEVRDRMWLKITIPNAFIGSDVVDWLYHNVEGFTDRREARKYASNLLKAGFIRHTVNKITFSEQCYYIFGDLCGNMANLSLHDHDGSSGASDQDTLAPLPHPGAAPWPMAFPYQYPPPPHPYNPHPGFPELGYSYGGGSASSQHSEGSRSSGSNRSGSDRRKEKDPKAGDSKSGGSGSESDHTTRSSLRGPRERAPSERSGPAASEHSHRSHHSLTSSLRSHHTHPSYGPPGVPPLYGPPMLMMTPPPAAMGPPGAPPGRDLASVPPELTASRQSFRMAMGNPSEFFVDVM; encoded by the exons GGTGGTGAAGGAAGAGATCTCGGACGACAATGCCAAGCTACCCTGCTTCAATGGCCGGGTGGTGTCCTGG CTGGTATCTGCCGAGGGCTCACACCCAGAGCCGGCCCCTTTCTGTGCTGACAACCCGTCAGAGCTGCCACCTTCGATGGAACGCACAGGAGGCATTGGGGACTCTCGACCCCCCTCCTTCCA CCCTCATGCTAGTGGGGGCAGCCAGGAGAATCTGGACAATGACACGGAGACCGACTCCTTGGTGTCTGCCCAACGAGAGCGGCCCCGACGGAGGGATGGCCCGGAGCACG CAGCCCGACTCAATGGAACCACAAAGGGTGAGCGGCGACGGGAGCCAGGCGGCTATGACAGTTCATCTACCCTCATGAGCAGCGAGCTGGAGACTACCAGTTTCTTTGATTCCGATGAGGATGATTCCACCAGCAG GTTCAGCAGCTCCACAGAACAGAGCAGTGCCTCACGCCTCATGAGAAGACACAAGCGGCGGCGGCGGAAGCAGAAGGTCTCCCGGATTGAGCGG TCCTCGTCTTTCAGCAGCATCACAGACTCCACTATGTCTCTCAACATCATCACCGTCACTCTCAACATGG AAAAGTATAACTTCTTGGGCATCTCCATTGTGGGCCAAAGCAATGAGCGAGGTGATGGGGGCATCTACATTGGCTCCATCATGAAGGGTGGGGCTGTGGCAGCTGATGGACGCATTGAGCCAGGAGATATGCTACTGCAG GTAAATGAGATCAACTTCGAGAACATGAGCAACGATGACGCAGTCCGAGTCCTTCGGGAGATTGTGCACAAGCCAGG GCCCATCACTCTGACTGTAGCCAAGTGCTGGGACCCAAGTCCTCGCGGCTGCTTCACATTACCCCGGA GCGAGCCCATCCGTCCCATTGACCCTGCAGCCTGGGTCTCTCACACGGCAGCCATGACAGGCACCTTCCCCGCCTATGGCATGAGCCCCTCCTTAAGCACCATCACCTCTACCAGCTCCTCCATCACCAGCTCCATCCCTGATACAGAGC GCCTAGATGATTTCCACCTCTCCATCCACAGTGACATGGCGGCCATCGTAAAAGCCATGGCCTCCCCTGAGTCAGGGTTGGAGGTCCGAGACCGCATGTGGCTCAAGATTACCATTCCCAATGCTTTCATCG GCTCGGATGTGGTGGACTGGCTGTACCACAACGTGGAAGGGTTCACCGACCGTCGGGAGGCCCGCAAGTATGCTAGCAACCTGCTGAAAGCTGGTTTCATCCGCCATACCGTCAACAAGATCACGTTCTCCGAGCAGTGCTACTACATCTTTGGCGACCTCTGTGGTA ACATGGCCAACCTATCGCTTCACGACCATGATGGCTCCAGTGGCGCCTCTGACCAGGACACACTGGCTCCTTTGCCGCACCCAGGAGCTGCCCCTTGGCCTATGGCTTTCCCTTACCAGTACCCACCACCTCCGCATCCCTACAACCCACACCCAGGCTTCCCAGAACTGGGCTACAGCTACGGTGGGGGCAGCGCCAGCAGTCAGCACAGTGAAG GCAGTCGGAGCAGTGGCTCCAACCGAAGTGGCAGCGACCGGCGCAAGGAGAAGGACCCAAAAGCTGGGGACTCCAAGTCAGGTGGTAGCGGCAGCGAGTCAGACCACACTACACGCAGCAGTCTGAGGGGGCCACGGGAGCGGGCACCAAGCGAGCGATCAGGCCCAGCGGCCAGCGAGCACAGCCACCGCAGTCACCATTCGCTGACCAGCAGCCTGCGCAGCCACCACACACACCCAAGCTATGGCCCACCCGGAGTGCCCCCTCTCTATGGTCCCCCGATGCTGATGATGACCCCGCCGCCGGCAGCCATGGGTCCCCCAGGAGCCCCTCCAGGGCGTGACCTGGCCTCGGTGCCCCCGGAACTGACGGCCAGCAGACAGTCCTTCCGCATGGCAATGGGAAACCCCAGTGAGTTCtttgtggatgtgatgtga
- the Ap2m1 gene encoding AP-2 complex subunit mu isoform 2 (isoform 2 is encoded by transcript variant 2), with the protein MIGGLFIYNHKGEVLISRVYRDDIGRNAVDAFRVNVIHARQQVRSPVTNIARTSFFHVKRSNIWLAAVTKQNVNAAMVFEFLYKMCDVMAAYFGKISEENIKNNFVLIYELLDEILDFGYPQNSETGALKTFITQQGIKSQTKEEQSQITSQVTGQIGWRREGIKYRRNELFLDVLESVNLLMSPQGQVLSAHVSGRVVMKSYLSGMPECKFGMNDKIVIEKQGKGTADETSKSGKQSIAIDDCTFHQCVRLSKFDSERSISFIPPDGEFELMRYRTTKDIILPFRVIPLVREVGRTKLEVKVVIKSNFKPSLLAQKIEVRIPTPLNTSGVQVICMKGKAKYKASENAIVWKIKRMAGMKESQISAEIELLPTNDKKKWARPPISMNFEVPFAPSGLKVRYLKVFEPKLNYSDHDVIKWVRYIGRSGIYETRC; encoded by the exons ATGATCGGAGGCTTATTCATCTATAATCACAAGGGGGAGGTGCTTATCTCCCGGGTCTACAGAGATGACATCGG GAGGAATGCTGTGGATGCCTTTCGGGTCAATGTCATTCATGCACGGCAGCAGGTGCGCAGCCCTGTCACAAACATCGCTCGCACCAGCTTCTTCCATGTTAAGCGGTCCAACATCTGGCTGGCCGCAGTCACCAAGCAGAATGTCAATGCTGCCATGGTCTTCGAATTCCTCTACAAGATGTGTGATGTAATGGCTGCTTACTTTGGCAAAATCAGCGAGGAGAACATCAAGAACAATTTTGTGCTCATATACGAGCTGCTGGATG AGATTCTGGACTTTGGCTACCCACAGAACTCAGAGACAGGTGCACTGAAAACCTTCATCACCCAGCAGGGTATCAAGAGTCAG ACGAAGGAAGAACAGTCCCAGATCACCAGCCAGGTGACCGGGCAGATTGGCTGGCGGCGAGAAGGCATCAAGTATCGCCGGAATGAACTCTTCCTAGATGTTCTGGAGAGTGTGAACCTGCTTATGTCCCCACAGG GGCAGGTGCTGAGTGCCCATGTGTCAGGCCGGGTGGTGATGAAGAGTTACCTGAGTGGCATGCCTGAGTGCAAGTTTGGAATGAATGACAAGATTGTCATAGAAAAGCAGGGCAAAGGCACAGCTGATGAAACAAGCAAGAG TGGTAAGCAGTCGATCGCCATTGATGACTGCACCTTCCACCAGTGTGTGCGACTCAGCAAGTTTGACTCTGAGCGGAGCATCAGCTTCATCCCTCCCGACGGAGAGTTTGAACTCATGAG ATACCGTACTACCAAGGACATCATCCTTCCTTTCCGGGTGATCCCATTGGTGCGGGAGGTGGGGCGCACCAAACTGGAGGTCAAGGTGGTCATCAAGTCCAACTTCAAGCCCTCACTTCTGGCCCAGAAGATTGAG GTGAGGATCCCGACTCCATTGAACACAAGCGGGGTACAGGTGATCTGCATGAAGGGGAAGGCCAAGTACAAGGCCAGCGAGAACGCCATTGTATGGAA GATCAAGCGCATGGCAGGCATGAAGGAATCCCAGATCAGCGCAGAGATTGAGCTCCTGCCCACCAACGATAAGAAGAAATGGGCTCGGCCCCCCATTTCCATGAACTTTGAG GTGCCATTCGCGCCTTCTGGCCTCAAGGTGCGCTACTTGAAGGTATTCGAACCGAAGCTGAACTACAGCGACCATGATGTCATCAAATGGGTGCGATACATTGGCCGCAGTGGCATTTATGAAACCCGCTGCTAG